In one Candidatus Fusobacterium pullicola genomic region, the following are encoded:
- the mnmA gene encoding tRNA 2-thiouridine(34) synthase MnmA: MDRKKVILGMSGGVDSSTSVYLLQEQGYEVIGVTLNHKKEEGLKAEIEAAQRVAKFFEIKHIVIDIEDIFQKQVVDNFLEGYSSGITPSPCVICDERVKMKILFDIADKEGAYYVATGHYCSTEYSEEFNKTLLKKAEDSKKDQSYMLYRLDGDKIPRLLFPLFKYTKVEIREIGKSIGLEVHDKKDSQGICFAKKGYIDFLKANLGEKIKKGNFVDKAGKVMGEHEGYQLYTIGQRRGLNLKLPRAYFIIAINPEKNEIVLGEYDELSRKRVELVEFKTPLNIEDMIGKEVIGRPRFSSFGAKGKLLLENEKIYFEYEEENVQNAPGQHLVVYYEDFVLGGGMIKY, from the coding sequence ATGGATAGAAAAAAAGTTATATTGGGAATGAGTGGAGGAGTTGATTCGTCTACTTCTGTATATTTGCTTCAAGAGCAAGGTTATGAAGTAATTGGTGTTACTCTTAATCATAAAAAAGAGGAGGGTTTAAAAGCGGAGATAGAAGCGGCACAAAGGGTAGCTAAATTTTTTGAAATAAAACATATAGTTATAGATATTGAGGATATTTTTCAAAAGCAAGTAGTTGATAATTTTTTAGAGGGATATTCAAGTGGAATAACACCTTCGCCATGTGTAATCTGTGATGAAAGAGTAAAAATGAAGATACTTTTTGATATAGCAGACAAAGAGGGAGCTTACTATGTGGCAACTGGACATTATTGTTCTACAGAGTATAGTGAAGAGTTTAATAAAACTCTTTTGAAGAAGGCAGAAGATAGTAAAAAAGACCAAAGTTATATGCTATATAGATTAGATGGAGATAAAATACCTAGATTACTATTTCCTCTTTTTAAATATACTAAAGTAGAGATAAGAGAGATAGGAAAAAGCATTGGTTTAGAAGTTCATGATAAAAAGGATAGCCAAGGAATATGTTTTGCAAAGAAAGGGTATATTGACTTTTTAAAGGCAAACTTAGGAGAGAAGATAAAAAAGGGAAATTTTGTAGATAAAGCTGGAAAAGTGATGGGAGAACATGAAGGATATCAGCTATATACTATTGGTCAAAGAAGAGGGTTAAATCTTAAACTTCCAAGAGCATATTTTATTATAGCTATAAATCCTGAGAAAAATGAGATTGTTTTGGGAGAATATGATGAGTTATCAAGAAAAAGAGTGGAGTTAGTAGAGTTTAAAACTCCGTTAAATATTGAAGATATGATTGGAAAAGAAGTCATTGGAAGACCAAGATTTTCAAGTTTTGGAGCAAAGGGAAAACTTCTACTAGAGAATGAAAAAATATATTTTGAATATGAGGAAGAAAATGTACAAAATGCCCCTGGACAACATTTAGTAGTTTACTACGAGGATTTTGTTTTAGGTGGAGGAATGATTAAATATTAA
- a CDS encoding lysophospholipid acyltransferase family protein, translating to MEKKKETEKYRRYGTILYYLLQIIRKTLKVKVIKNEKIKENQESYIFAFWHNKLVASTLCLDYIEKRAVLASPSKDGELISVPLEKLGYEMIRGSSDKNSTSSLISLIKYMKKGYSIGTPVDGPKGPIYEVKPGMIYLAQKGKKYIIPTGTAYKSKWEFRKAWDKFQFPKPFTKMVYIMGEPIEVPIDANIDEYCEKIKNELNRLDREAEKYI from the coding sequence ATGGAGAAAAAAAAAGAAACGGAAAAATATAGAAGATATGGTACAATACTTTATTATCTTCTTCAAATTATAAGAAAAACATTGAAAGTAAAAGTGATAAAAAATGAAAAGATAAAAGAGAATCAAGAGAGCTATATTTTTGCTTTTTGGCATAATAAATTAGTAGCCTCAACACTGTGTTTAGATTATATAGAAAAAAGAGCTGTGTTAGCAAGTCCCTCTAAAGATGGTGAATTGATATCTGTTCCTTTAGAAAAGTTGGGGTATGAGATGATAAGAGGATCATCTGATAAAAATTCAACTTCAAGCTTAATATCATTAATTAAGTATATGAAAAAGGGCTACAGTATAGGAACACCTGTAGATGGACCCAAAGGACCAATATATGAAGTTAAACCAGGGATGATATATCTGGCACAAAAGGGGAAAAAATATATAATTCCAACAGGAACAGCTTATAAAAGTAAATGGGAGTTTAGAAAGGCTTGGGATAAGTTTCAATTTCCAAAACCTTTTACGAAGATGGTATATATAATGGGAGAACCAATAGAAGTTCCTATAGATGCCAATATAGATGAGTACTGTGAAAAAATAAAAAATGAATTAAATAGATTAGATAGAGAAGCTGAAAAATATATTTAA
- a CDS encoding DegV family EDD domain-containing protein, giving the protein MKLEIKVLNSMRLTKLLIAASRWLSKYADVLNDLNVYPVPDGDTGTNMSMTLQAVENELIKLNHEPKMKELVEIVSEAILLGARGNSGTILSQIIQGFLSSIEDKEEITVDDVIKAFGMAKERAYQAVSEPVEGTMLTVIRRVAEEAAVYQGDRDDFILFLVHLKNVAKEAVEETPNLLPKLKEAGVVDAGGKGIFYVLEGFEKSVTDPEMLKDLERIVQSQAKRKERMEYSYHTTEEIKYRYCTEFIIEEGNFDLEGYKKEIMSYGDSMVCAQTTHKTKTHIHTNNPGQVLEIAIKYGQLNNIKIENMAFQHKNLLLSERESKDDEKYIINNENSSEVAYFAIVDNKKLGEYYIEAGATAVLIGGQTQNPSVLDIEEGIKQIRAERIIILPNNKNIISTAKIAAERSKKDILVIETKTMLEGYYLVKDREEKLETTIEKMKSNYSIEITQAVRDTKVDELIINVGDYIALVNGKIKEKNTNLKSLLDDIVRKYVSKDSLNVTVSYGKDADEEANKVFKELNEVEKVELGVGQENYHYYIYIEQRDISLPEIAIVTDSTSDLTPELMGDLNIEIIPLKIKIGDTYYKDGVELSKREFWKRITTETIIPKTSQPSPAEFKEVYERLFKKGYKKIISIHISSKLSGTQQAARVAKGMVHKGENITIVDSKAVAMSLGYQVLEAARMAKDGVSMENILTRLEQLQDRIKLYFVVNDIKYLEKGGRIGRASSVIGGFLKVKPILKLENGEITVHGKAFGEAGAFGQMERIIKTESKKTSMILYTAWGGTPKELLSADEIKNQQKENSKVEYKGRFEIGATIGSHSGPVYGFAIIPKIM; this is encoded by the coding sequence ATGAAATTAGAAATAAAAGTCTTAAACTCAATGAGATTGACAAAACTTTTAATAGCAGCAAGTAGATGGCTTTCAAAATATGCTGATGTTTTAAATGATTTGAATGTGTATCCAGTTCCAGATGGAGATACGGGAACTAATATGTCTATGACTTTGCAAGCTGTAGAGAATGAGTTAATTAAATTAAATCATGAGCCTAAGATGAAAGAGTTAGTAGAGATAGTATCAGAAGCTATATTATTGGGAGCAAGGGGAAACTCAGGAACAATTTTATCACAAATTATTCAAGGTTTTTTAAGCTCTATTGAGGATAAGGAAGAGATAACAGTTGATGATGTAATAAAAGCTTTTGGTATGGCAAAGGAGAGAGCTTATCAAGCAGTTTCTGAACCAGTAGAGGGAACTATGTTGACTGTGATTAGAAGAGTAGCAGAGGAAGCGGCTGTATATCAAGGTGATAGAGATGACTTTATACTTTTCTTAGTACATTTAAAAAATGTTGCAAAGGAAGCGGTAGAGGAAACACCTAATCTTTTACCAAAATTGAAAGAAGCTGGTGTTGTAGATGCTGGAGGAAAGGGAATTTTCTATGTTCTTGAAGGGTTTGAAAAATCTGTAACAGATCCAGAGATGTTAAAAGACTTAGAAAGAATTGTACAGTCTCAAGCTAAAAGAAAAGAGAGAATGGAGTATAGCTATCATACTACTGAAGAGATAAAGTATAGATATTGTACAGAATTTATTATAGAAGAGGGAAATTTTGATTTAGAAGGATATAAGAAAGAGATTATGAGTTATGGAGATTCAATGGTTTGTGCTCAAACAACTCATAAGACAAAAACTCATATTCATACTAACAACCCTGGTCAAGTTTTAGAGATTGCTATAAAATATGGACAACTTAATAATATAAAGATTGAAAATATGGCTTTTCAACATAAAAATCTATTATTATCAGAGAGAGAGAGTAAAGATGATGAAAAGTACATAATAAATAATGAAAATTCAAGTGAAGTTGCATATTTTGCAATAGTAGATAATAAAAAATTAGGAGAATATTATATTGAAGCTGGAGCTACAGCTGTTTTAATTGGTGGGCAGACACAAAACCCAAGTGTTTTAGATATAGAAGAGGGAATAAAACAGATTAGAGCTGAGAGAATAATTATTTTACCAAATAATAAAAATATAATATCAACAGCTAAAATAGCAGCAGAGAGATCTAAGAAAGATATATTAGTAATAGAAACTAAAACTATGCTAGAAGGATATTATTTAGTTAAGGATAGAGAGGAGAAGCTTGAGACAACTATTGAAAAAATGAAAAGTAACTACTCTATTGAAATAACTCAAGCTGTAAGAGATACCAAAGTTGATGAATTGATAATAAATGTTGGAGATTATATTGCTCTTGTAAATGGAAAGATTAAGGAAAAAAATACAAATTTAAAGAGTTTATTAGATGATATAGTAAGAAAATATGTTTCAAAGGATAGTTTAAATGTGACTGTATCTTATGGAAAAGATGCTGATGAAGAAGCAAATAAAGTTTTCAAAGAGTTAAATGAAGTAGAGAAAGTAGAATTAGGTGTAGGGCAGGAAAATTATCATTACTATATTTATATTGAGCAAAGAGATATATCATTACCAGAAATTGCTATTGTAACAGATTCTACTTCTGACTTAACTCCTGAATTAATGGGGGATTTAAATATTGAAATTATACCATTAAAAATAAAAATAGGGGATACTTATTATAAAGATGGAGTGGAACTTAGTAAGAGAGAGTTTTGGAAAAGAATAACAACTGAAACAATAATTCCTAAAACTTCACAGCCATCTCCAGCTGAATTTAAAGAAGTTTATGAAAGATTATTTAAAAAAGGTTATAAAAAAATAATATCTATTCATATATCAAGTAAATTAAGTGGAACACAACAAGCAGCAAGAGTTGCTAAGGGAATGGTTCATAAAGGTGAAAATATAACAATAGTAGATTCTAAAGCTGTAGCGATGTCATTGGGATATCAAGTACTTGAGGCAGCAAGAATGGCTAAAGATGGTGTAAGTATGGAGAATATACTTACTAGATTAGAGCAGTTACAAGATAGAATAAAACTGTATTTTGTTGTAAATGATATTAAATATTTAGAAAAGGGTGGAAGAATAGGAAGAGCTTCCTCAGTAATTGGAGGATTTTTAAAAGTAAAACCTATTTTAAAGCTTGAAAACGGAGAGATTACTGTTCATGGTAAAGCTTTTGGTGAAGCGGGAGCTTTTGGACAGATGGAAAGAATTATAAAAACAGAGAGTAAAAAAACAAGTATGATACTTTATACAGCATGGGGAGGAACTCCTAAGGAACTTTTAAGTGCAGATGAGATAAAGAATCAACAAAAGGAGAATAGCAAGGTTGAATATAAGGGAAGATTTGAGATTGGGGCAACAATTGGATCTCATTCTGGACCAGTGTATGGATTTGCAATTATCCCTAAAATAATGTAG
- a CDS encoding PTS transporter subunit EIIC yields MKKGFSILQRVGRAFMLPIAVLPMAGILLGVGGAFTSKAVIETYHLTFLEPGTLLNKILVLFSNSGSFVFANLSVIFAVGVAIGLANQNKETAALSGLLGFLLFHTVIGTVLGFMGYTPETTTVQAFMDRGFTYDVAVGKAALYTKELGIFTLQTGVLGGIICGCVSAMITNKFSNKTLPDYLAFFSGNRLVPVLTMVFFIPLGAIVPFIWPSIFAGVVKAGAAFTAMGPIGTFLYGFTARLLNVFGLHHAVYPLFWYTELGGTMEVAGQLVAGGQRIFFAQLADPTVVHYSADATRTMTGGFLPMMFGLPAAAFAMYRCADASNKAKVKGILASAALTSFLTGITEPLEFTFLFVAPPLYVIHAFLEGVAYGLLHFLNVAVGITFSRGIIDFSFFGLLQGMAKTSYQWILIIGPFYSIMYYFIFKFMIEKFNYSTPGRNEAEAKLYTRKDYQGNSNEDLTDDIVEALGGVDNIKGIDACITRLRVTVKDSSKVADDARWRELKSQGVIRSGEGIQIIYGTQAEIYKNKIIKKYGL; encoded by the coding sequence ATGAAAAAAGGGTTTTCTATCTTACAAAGAGTAGGTAGAGCTTTTATGCTTCCTATAGCAGTGTTACCTATGGCGGGGATACTTTTAGGAGTAGGAGGAGCTTTTACTTCAAAAGCAGTTATTGAAACATATCATCTTACATTTTTAGAGCCAGGAACATTATTAAATAAAATACTTGTTCTTTTCTCTAACTCTGGATCTTTTGTTTTTGCTAATCTTTCTGTTATATTTGCAGTTGGGGTAGCTATTGGGCTTGCTAATCAAAATAAAGAAACAGCAGCTTTATCTGGATTACTAGGTTTTTTACTTTTCCATACAGTAATTGGAACTGTTTTAGGATTTATGGGATATACTCCTGAAACAACTACTGTTCAAGCTTTTATGGATAGAGGGTTCACTTATGATGTAGCAGTTGGAAAAGCTGCTCTATATACTAAAGAGCTTGGAATATTTACACTACAAACTGGTGTACTTGGTGGTATTATCTGTGGATGTGTTTCTGCTATGATAACTAATAAGTTTTCTAATAAAACTTTACCAGATTATCTAGCTTTCTTCAGTGGAAATAGATTAGTTCCTGTTCTTACAATGGTTTTCTTTATTCCACTAGGAGCAATTGTTCCATTTATTTGGCCTTCAATATTTGCTGGAGTAGTTAAAGCTGGAGCAGCTTTTACAGCTATGGGACCTATTGGAACTTTCCTTTATGGATTTACAGCTAGACTTTTAAATGTATTTGGACTTCACCATGCAGTTTATCCACTATTCTGGTATACAGAGCTTGGAGGAACTATGGAAGTTGCTGGTCAACTAGTTGCTGGTGGACAAAGAATTTTCTTTGCTCAACTTGCTGATCCTACTGTAGTTCACTATTCAGCTGATGCTACAAGAACTATGACTGGTGGTTTCTTACCAATGATGTTTGGACTTCCAGCAGCAGCTTTTGCTATGTATAGATGTGCTGATGCTAGCAATAAAGCTAAAGTAAAAGGTATCTTAGCTTCTGCAGCTCTTACATCTTTCTTAACTGGAATAACTGAACCTTTAGAATTTACATTCCTATTTGTTGCTCCACCTCTTTATGTAATTCATGCTTTCTTAGAAGGTGTTGCTTATGGACTTTTACACTTCTTAAATGTAGCAGTTGGAATTACTTTCTCAAGAGGTATAATAGATTTCAGTTTCTTTGGACTTTTACAAGGAATGGCTAAAACTTCATATCAATGGATTTTAATAATAGGACCTTTCTATTCTATCATGTATTACTTTATTTTTAAATTTATGATAGAAAAATTCAACTATAGCACTCCTGGAAGAAATGAAGCTGAAGCTAAACTTTACACTAGAAAAGATTATCAAGGAAATTCTAACGAAGATTTAACTGATGATATCGTTGAAGCTCTTGGAGGAGTAGATAATATTAAAGGAATTGATGCTTGTATAACAAGACTTAGAGTAACTGTTAAAGATAGTTCTAAGGTTGCTGATGATGCTAGATGGAGAGAATTAAAATCTCAAGGTGTAATCAGAAGTGGAGAGGGTATCCAAATAATATATGGTACACAAGCTGAAATTTATAAAAATAAAATTATTAAAAAATATGGATTATAA
- a CDS encoding ArsB/NhaD family transporter gives MIYIIVGLVVFISVFYLMITEKVPQAWATMIGGLIMALIGIINEEDALEAVSERLEILFLLIGMMIIVHLVSETGVFQWFAIKVAQLVRGEPFRLVVLLAVVTALCSAFLDNVTTILLMAPVSILLAKQLKLDPFPFVITEVMSANIGGLATLIGDPTQLIIGAEGNLGFNAFLFNTAPMSIIAMVILIINVYIIYGRHMVVSNELKARIMELDSSRSLKDQKLLQQAAIIFALVLVGFILNNFINKGLAIISLSGAILLVIIAKRHPKEILEHVEWETLFFFIGLFMMIRGIENLNIINIIGDKIIHLTEGKFDMAVIAVTWLSAAFTSIIGNVANAATVSKILGVMIPSFDGLGNTQAFWWALSFGSCLGGNITILSSATNVVAVGAAGKAGCKIDFMKFFKFGGLIAFETLLVGTLYLYVRYM, from the coding sequence ATGATATATATAATAGTAGGATTGGTAGTTTTTATTTCAGTATTTTATCTGATGATAACAGAAAAAGTCCCTCAAGCTTGGGCAACAATGATTGGTGGTTTAATAATGGCATTGATAGGTATAATCAATGAAGAAGATGCTTTAGAAGCTGTTTCAGAGAGATTAGAGATTTTATTTTTATTGATTGGTATGATGATAATAGTTCATTTAGTATCAGAGACTGGTGTATTCCAATGGTTTGCTATTAAAGTAGCACAACTAGTAAGAGGAGAACCATTTAGATTAGTAGTTTTACTAGCTGTTGTAACAGCTCTATGTTCAGCTTTTCTAGATAATGTTACTACAATTTTACTTATGGCACCAGTATCAATACTGTTAGCAAAACAATTAAAATTAGATCCATTTCCTTTTGTAATAACAGAGGTAATGTCTGCTAATATTGGTGGATTAGCAACTCTAATAGGGGATCCTACACAATTAATTATAGGTGCAGAGGGGAACTTAGGATTTAATGCTTTTCTATTTAACACAGCACCAATGTCAATTATAGCAATGGTTATATTGATAATCAATGTTTATATAATCTATGGTAGACATATGGTTGTATCAAATGAATTAAAAGCAAGAATTATGGAATTAGATTCTTCAAGAAGTTTGAAAGATCAAAAACTTTTACAACAAGCAGCTATAATATTTGCTTTAGTGTTAGTAGGTTTTATATTAAATAACTTCATTAATAAAGGATTAGCTATAATATCTTTATCAGGAGCAATTTTATTAGTAATAATTGCTAAGAGACATCCAAAAGAGATTTTAGAACATGTAGAATGGGAAACTTTATTCTTCTTTATAGGATTATTTATGATGATTAGAGGAATTGAAAATCTAAATATTATTAATATAATAGGGGATAAAATAATCCACTTAACAGAGGGAAAATTTGACATGGCTGTTATAGCTGTAACTTGGTTATCAGCTGCTTTCACATCTATAATAGGAAATGTTGCAAATGCGGCTACAGTTTCAAAAATTTTAGGTGTAATGATACCTTCATTTGATGGATTAGGAAATACTCAAGCTTTTTGGTGGGCATTATCATTTGGATCATGTTTAGGTGGAAATATTACTATACTAAGTTCAGCAACTAACGTTGTTGCAGTTGGGGCTGCAGGTAAGGCTGGATGTAAAATAGATTTTATGAAATTCTTTAAATTTGGTGGACTAATAGCTTTTGAAACTCTATTAGTAGGAACATTATATCTATATGTAAGATATATGTAA
- a CDS encoding NADP-dependent malic enzyme, giving the protein MADVYERSLELHEKNKGKLSVVSKVKVGNREDLSLAYSPGVAEPCRKIASNKEDVYKYTAKGNLVAVVTDGTAVLGLGDIGPEAALPVMEGKCVLFKEFGDVDAIPICLDTKDTEEIIRTVKLIAPGLGGINLEDISAPRCIEIETRLKQELDIPVFHDDQHGTAIVVAAGLINALKIVNKKIEDIKVVVNGAGAAGSSIIKLVKKLGAKEIIAIDRVGILRRSDKDKYDFSKKELAEITNSKDIAGGLADAIVGADVFIGVSAPNVLSKDMVRSMNKDAIVFAMANPTPEIMPEEALEAGAAIVGTGRSDYPNQINNVLVFPGLFKGALRAKSKKITEEMKIAAAEGLASLIKDEELRKDYIIPDPFDKRVAEAVATAVEKIAKEQGICRD; this is encoded by the coding sequence ATGGCAGATGTTTATGAAAGATCACTAGAGTTACATGAGAAAAATAAAGGTAAATTATCAGTAGTTTCTAAGGTAAAAGTAGGAAATAGAGAAGATTTAAGCTTGGCTTATTCTCCAGGAGTAGCAGAACCTTGTAGAAAGATAGCAAGCAATAAAGAGGATGTATATAAATATACAGCAAAGGGAAATTTAGTAGCAGTAGTTACTGATGGAACAGCAGTATTAGGATTGGGAGATATTGGACCAGAAGCAGCCTTACCTGTAATGGAAGGAAAATGTGTGCTATTCAAAGAGTTTGGAGATGTAGATGCAATTCCTATTTGTTTAGACACTAAGGATACAGAGGAAATTATTAGAACTGTTAAATTGATAGCACCAGGGCTTGGTGGAATTAACTTAGAAGATATATCAGCACCTAGATGTATAGAAATAGAAACAAGATTAAAACAAGAATTAGATATTCCCGTTTTTCATGATGACCAACATGGTACAGCAATAGTTGTAGCAGCTGGATTAATTAATGCGTTAAAAATAGTAAATAAAAAAATAGAAGATATAAAAGTAGTTGTAAATGGAGCTGGGGCAGCAGGAAGTTCTATTATAAAATTAGTAAAGAAACTTGGAGCTAAAGAGATAATAGCTATAGATAGAGTTGGTATTTTAAGAAGAAGTGATAAAGATAAGTATGATTTTTCCAAAAAAGAGTTAGCAGAAATTACAAACTCTAAAGATATTGCTGGAGGATTAGCAGATGCAATAGTTGGAGCAGATGTATTTATTGGAGTATCAGCACCAAATGTATTAAGTAAAGATATGGTAAGATCAATGAATAAAGATGCTATAGTTTTTGCAATGGCAAATCCAACACCTGAAATTATGCCGGAAGAAGCATTAGAGGCTGGAGCAGCAATAGTTGGAACAGGAAGATCAGATTATCCAAATCAAATAAATAATGTCTTAGTGTTTCCAGGGTTATTTAAAGGAGCTTTAAGAGCAAAATCTAAAAAAATAACAGAAGAGATGAAAATTGCAGCAGCGGAGGGACTGGCTTCTTTAATCAAAGATGAGGAATTAAGAAAAGATTATATAATTCCAGATCCATTTGATAAAAGAGTAGCTGAAGCAGTAGCTACAGCTGTAGAAAAAATAGCTAAAGAACAAGGTATATGTAGAGATTAA
- a CDS encoding PTS sugar transporter subunit IIA, whose product MKFSSYLDPNFVFTDLKGRTPEEIIEEMVEKIGEKDKKVKASQVSIQEAIIRREKEISTGIGSGIAIPHARIENFNDFIVAIGLLDNPIESEIAATHQKDKVDLVFLIISDVLKNKNILKVMSAVSKLALRQTELLEKIRKERNPKKVIEYFQEANIEFEHRIVAEDVLSPDIKPATPDNTLEEIAKRLILEETSGLPVVDKNGKFLGEITERELIDYGMPEYLSLMEDLNFLTVGEPFEEYLVNESKVTIKNLYRVSDEIVIDRKTPIMEICFIMVNKGITRLYVVDNGKYYGMIKRSDIIKKVLHI is encoded by the coding sequence ATGAAATTTTCAAGTTACCTAGATCCTAATTTTGTCTTCACTGATTTAAAGGGGAGAACTCCAGAAGAGATAATAGAGGAGATGGTAGAAAAAATAGGAGAGAAGGACAAAAAAGTAAAAGCTTCTCAAGTATCAATACAAGAGGCAATAATAAGAAGAGAAAAAGAGATATCTACTGGGATAGGAAGTGGAATAGCTATTCCTCATGCTAGAATAGAGAATTTTAACGACTTTATTGTAGCTATCGGATTACTTGATAATCCAATAGAGAGTGAAATAGCAGCTACACACCAAAAAGATAAAGTAGATTTAGTCTTTTTGATTATTTCAGATGTATTAAAAAATAAAAATATATTAAAGGTTATGAGTGCAGTCTCAAAACTTGCTTTAAGACAGACAGAACTTTTAGAAAAAATAAGAAAAGAAAGAAATCCTAAAAAAGTAATTGAGTATTTTCAAGAGGCTAATATTGAATTTGAACATAGAATAGTAGCAGAAGATGTACTTAGCCCAGATATTAAACCAGCAACTCCAGATAATACGTTAGAGGAGATAGCAAAAAGATTAATATTAGAAGAAACAAGTGGGCTTCCAGTTGTAGATAAAAATGGAAAGTTTTTAGGAGAAATTACAGAAAGAGAGCTTATTGATTATGGTATGCCAGAATATCTTTCACTTATGGAAGATTTAAACTTCCTAACTGTGGGAGAGCCTTTTGAAGAGTATTTAGTAAATGAATCAAAAGTTACAATAAAAAATCTTTATAGAGTATCAGACGAGATAGTAATAGATAGAAAAACTCCTATCATGGAAATTTGTTTCATTATGGTAAATAAGGGAATAACAAGATTATATGTAGTTGATAATGGAAAATATTATGGGATGATAAAAAGATCAGATATAATAAAAAAAGTTTTACATATATAA
- a CDS encoding MarR family transcriptional regulator codes for MKKISNKVIKKFFNLIEDSREFYKEFLKSDKGESYIPEIYLEMQEFIYANEKYHNVLKDRLDKNLTFTDYNYLYCIGSNEKINVTQLSKKIKNSKGYTSKVIKKLISLNYIKTYQDEGNKKDIYIELTKSGKEAYKDVCEKVEGIESSFYKFLYENYSESELKFLHNFFIKINKFQNEELAKK; via the coding sequence GTGAAAAAAATTTCTAATAAAGTAATAAAAAAATTTTTTAATTTAATTGAGGATAGTAGAGAATTTTATAAAGAGTTTTTAAAAAGCGATAAAGGTGAAAGTTATATCCCAGAAATATATTTAGAGATGCAGGAATTTATATACGCAAATGAGAAATATCATAATGTTTTAAAAGATAGATTGGATAAAAATTTGACTTTTACAGATTATAATTATCTCTATTGTATAGGATCAAATGAAAAAATAAATGTAACACAATTATCCAAAAAAATAAAAAATAGCAAGGGTTATACAAGTAAAGTAATAAAAAAATTAATATCCTTAAATTATATAAAGACATATCAAGACGAAGGAAATAAAAAGGATATATATATAGAATTAACTAAAAGTGGGAAGGAAGCATATAAGGATGTATGTGAGAAAGTAGAGGGAATAGAGAGTAGTTTTTATAAATTTTTATATGAAAACTATAGTGAATCGGAATTAAAATTTTTACATAATTTTTTTATAAAGATAAATAAATTTCAAAATGAAGAATTAGCTAAGAAATAG
- a CDS encoding biotin--[acetyl-CoA-carboxylase] ligase: MRVFRFDEIDSTNKFLKEQNNLQDYDCVIAKTQTAGVGRRGNVWVSNEGMAIFSFALKEAENISLEEYMRLPLIAGISVLSGLKKIEYLDYKFKWTNDIYLDDKKLCGILVEKTKDFFIIGIGININNSDFGYAQDRAISLKNKTGNFYRIEDIIFCIINEFKRYFSEEWSFVLKEINSYNYLKDKEIEIVKYGESLGVGVAKDIAEDGRLIVEIDGQEKLFNIGEIHIRK; encoded by the coding sequence ATGAGAGTATTTAGATTTGATGAGATAGATTCTACTAATAAATTTTTAAAAGAGCAAAATAATTTACAAGATTACGATTGTGTAATTGCTAAAACTCAAACTGCTGGAGTAGGACGTAGAGGGAATGTATGGGTATCAAATGAGGGAATGGCAATATTTTCCTTTGCTCTTAAAGAGGCAGAAAATATATCTTTAGAGGAGTATATGAGATTACCCTTAATTGCTGGAATATCTGTATTGAGTGGATTGAAAAAGATCGAGTATTTAGATTATAAGTTTAAGTGGACAAACGATATATATTTAGATGACAAAAAATTGTGTGGTATTTTAGTAGAAAAAACAAAAGATTTCTTTATAATAGGTATAGGGATAAATATAAATAATAGTGATTTTGGATATGCTCAAGATAGGGCAATATCTTTAAAAAATAAAACTGGAAATTTCTATAGGATAGAGGATATAATATTTTGTATAATAAATGAATTTAAGAGATATTTTTCAGAGGAGTGGAGCTTTGTGTTAAAAGAGATAAACTCATATAATTATTTAAAAGATAAAGAGATAGAGATAGTAAAATATGGGGAAAGTCTAGGTGTTGGAGTTGCTAAAGATATAGCTGAAGATGGTAGATTGATAGTTGAAATAGATGGTCAAGAAAAACTATTTAATATTGGAGAAATTCATATAAGAAAATAA